From the Acetobacter aceti genome, one window contains:
- a CDS encoding hemolysin family protein — MLLLLMGVLAVVLLIAINILISLSEISFAAARDVRLRSRAEAGDERATAFLAMRRNSGQVMTVLQILLNAVGILGGIVSSDMLTPPLSEIFRGWGLSNASADSLGATASFVFITGTFVVFADLLPKRIAMNAPDRIGLAIGWFPSTALHLLYPFVWVFSKISDALLRALKIPAASAVEPVTPEDLRAILAAGTASGVLLEQEHLMIQNVLGLQDRAVSSAMTPRDEIVFLDVQETPDTLRNKVRQDSYSRYPLCNGGLDHVIGSVRIEDIFVASADEKGALPLGRLRRDVLSVPETLNLWDTLAQFDAHGAGFALVISEYGLVVGLITFKDIMGALMDGLATPFEEQLIVQRDENSWLIDGAAPIGDVIRELGIADLPDSNSFDTIAGFVMHRLRRMARKADHTDAAGFRFEVVDVEGFRINQLLITRRSKTDDAEAA; from the coding sequence GTGCTGCTTCTCCTGATGGGCGTCCTTGCGGTCGTCCTGCTGATTGCCATCAATATCCTCATTTCTCTCTCGGAAATTTCGTTCGCCGCCGCGCGCGATGTCAGACTGCGATCCCGCGCCGAAGCAGGAGACGAACGGGCGACAGCCTTCCTCGCCATGCGCCGCAACAGCGGACAGGTGATGACAGTGCTTCAGATTCTTTTGAACGCGGTGGGCATCCTCGGCGGTATCGTCAGTTCCGACATGCTCACCCCACCCCTGTCAGAGATTTTCCGAGGCTGGGGACTCAGCAATGCGTCCGCCGACAGTCTGGGAGCGACAGCCAGTTTCGTGTTCATCACGGGCACATTTGTCGTTTTCGCCGATCTGCTCCCCAAACGCATCGCCATGAACGCGCCGGACCGGATCGGCCTCGCCATCGGGTGGTTTCCCTCCACGGCGCTGCATCTGCTCTATCCGTTTGTCTGGGTCTTCTCCAAAATCTCTGACGCGCTGCTTCGCGCCCTGAAAATACCGGCCGCCTCCGCTGTTGAGCCGGTCACCCCGGAAGATCTGCGCGCCATTCTTGCGGCGGGCACCGCTTCCGGTGTGCTGCTGGAGCAGGAACATCTGATGATCCAGAACGTGCTGGGTCTTCAGGACCGCGCCGTCAGTTCAGCCATGACGCCGCGTGATGAAATCGTCTTTCTCGACGTGCAGGAAACCCCGGACACGCTGCGCAACAAGGTCCGTCAGGATTCCTATTCACGCTATCCGCTCTGCAATGGTGGCCTTGACCATGTCATCGGCTCGGTGCGGATCGAGGATATTTTTGTCGCCTCCGCCGACGAGAAAGGCGCTCTTCCCCTTGGCCGCCTGCGCCGCGACGTGCTGTCCGTCCCGGAGACGCTCAATCTGTGGGACACGCTGGCCCAGTTCGACGCCCATGGCGCGGGCTTTGCGCTGGTGATCAGCGAATACGGACTTGTCGTCGGTCTGATCACCTTCAAGGACATCATGGGCGCGTTGATGGACGGGCTCGCAACCCCGTTCGAGGAGCAGCTTATCGTTCAGCGTGACGAGAATTCATGGCTGATCGACGGGGCTGCGCCGATCGGCGATGTCATCCGTGAACTCGGTATCGCTGATCTTCCTGACAGCAACTCCTTCGACACGATTGCAGGCTTTGTCATGCATCGTCTACGCCGTATGGCCCGCAAGGCCGATCACACGGATGCTGCCGGCTTCCGTTTTGAAGTGGTCGATGTCGAAGGCTTCCGTATCAACCAGCTACTGATCACGCGTCGGAGCAAAACGGATGACGCCGAAGCAGCCTGA
- the glyA gene encoding serine hydroxymethyltransferase encodes MSETDLHRFFQSSLASVDAEVASAIASEFERQRDGIELIASENMVSEAVLQAQGSVLTNKYAEGYPGRRYYGGCSEVDKVETLAIERARKMFGAGFANVQPHSGANANQAAFMAVVAPGDTVLGMSLAAGGHLTHGAAPNYSGKWFNAVQYGVRQQDGHLDYEEMESLAREHKPKLIVAGSSAYPRIIDFARFRRIADEVGAFLMVDMAHFAGLVAAGLYPSPIPHADIVTTTTHKTLRGPRGGLILTNDEALAKKINSAVFPGLQGGPLMHVIAAKAVAFGEALKPEFAEYQKAVAANAKVLGETLVARGFDLVTGGTDSHLLLVDLRPKKVTGKIAEKALERAGITANKNAVPFDPEKPAITSGIRLGSPAATARGFREAEFRQVGEMIDEVLTALAASGGEGDAAVENAVHERVKALCAQFPIYKR; translated from the coding sequence ATGAGCGAGACGGATCTGCATCGCTTTTTTCAATCTTCGCTGGCATCTGTTGACGCGGAAGTTGCGTCGGCGATTGCGAGCGAGTTCGAGCGTCAGCGCGACGGGATCGAGCTGATTGCGTCGGAGAACATGGTGTCGGAGGCTGTTCTTCAGGCTCAGGGCAGCGTTCTGACGAACAAATACGCCGAGGGTTACCCGGGTCGCCGCTACTATGGCGGCTGCTCCGAGGTCGATAAGGTCGAGACGCTGGCCATCGAACGCGCCAGGAAGATGTTCGGCGCGGGCTTCGCCAACGTGCAGCCGCACTCGGGCGCCAACGCCAACCAGGCGGCCTTCATGGCCGTCGTGGCGCCGGGCGACACGGTGCTGGGCATGAGCCTCGCCGCCGGTGGCCATCTCACACACGGCGCGGCCCCGAACTATTCCGGCAAATGGTTCAACGCCGTGCAGTATGGCGTGCGCCAGCAGGACGGCCATCTCGACTACGAAGAGATGGAATCCCTCGCCCGCGAGCACAAGCCGAAGCTGATCGTCGCCGGCAGCTCCGCCTATCCGCGGATCATCGACTTCGCCCGCTTCCGCAGGATCGCTGACGAGGTCGGCGCTTTCCTGATGGTCGATATGGCGCACTTCGCCGGTCTGGTGGCGGCCGGCCTGTATCCGAGCCCGATCCCGCACGCCGACATCGTCACGACCACGACGCACAAGACCCTGCGCGGTCCGCGCGGCGGCCTGATCCTGACGAACGACGAGGCGCTGGCCAAGAAGATCAACTCCGCCGTGTTCCCCGGCCTGCAGGGCGGCCCGCTGATGCACGTGATCGCCGCCAAGGCCGTCGCGTTCGGCGAGGCGCTGAAGCCGGAGTTTGCCGAGTATCAGAAGGCCGTCGCCGCCAACGCGAAGGTGCTGGGCGAGACGCTGGTGGCGCGTGGCTTCGACCTCGTGACCGGCGGCACGGACAGCCATCTGCTGCTGGTTGATCTGCGTCCGAAGAAGGTGACGGGCAAGATCGCGGAGAAGGCTCTGGAGCGCGCGGGCATCACGGCGAACAAGAACGCCGTGCCGTTCGACCCGGAGAAACCTGCGATCACGTCAGGCATCCGTCTGGGCAGCCCGGCGGCGACGGCGCGTGGTTTCCGCGAGGCCGAGTTCCGTCAGGTGGGCGAGATGATCGACGAGGTTCTGACCGCGCTGGCCGCGTCCGGCGGCGAGGGGGACGCCGCCGTCGAGAACGCCGTACACGAACGCGTCAAGGCGCTCTGTGCTCAGTTCCCGATCTATAAGCGGTAA
- a CDS encoding efflux RND transporter permease subunit: protein MNAIVVTALRRPYTFVVLSILIVMFGFLSIKKTPTDVFPNIRIPAIAVVWSYSGMLPEEFAGRIMYNFEQGVTSTVEGIEHMEADSFYGRGIVKIYFQPGTDIGAAEADVTAISQTVLQQLPEHIAAPMIMRLEASSVPVITLKLTSDTMTPSDLFKLAFIRVRSLLVTVPGAVVPHPYGGMDSFVMIALNQKELQAHHLSAMDVQNALDRQNVVRPAGDQKIGATDWMVQTNATPRTLEDIADIPIKRVGNAVVYIHDVGEVYRGGHPQTNSVIVKGRQAVIMVVMKSGEASTLSVVDGVRKMMPRLQAVLPSAVKLSILNDASGFVKDSITDVLREMATAAALTGLVVLLFLGSWRPTVIIATSIPLAILCSIIGLGWAGQTINVMTLGGLALAVGILVDDATVMIENIDTHLEMGKELEEAIIDAANQIVIPTFVSTTCICIVWLPLFELDGVAGWLFMPMAEAIIFAMIASFILSRTLVPTMAKFLLAGHVHVGAHGQEHEALPHGHNAFTRFQKGFERKFTAFREGYGSLLERLIANRRSFVTVFLGASVLSCGLYAVAGQDFFPEIKSDQLQMHMRAPLGSRIEVASRTATLVSDRIHELLDGKVEDVVSNCGLPEGPHNQAFIPTPTLGSQDCDLTITLKDEASPVWDYRAILRRGLSASFPGTVFTFQPADLTAKILNFGSPSPIDVKVTGPDLQASYKYAVALANRIRKVSGAADVSLQQTMRTPTLFVQGDRTFEQATGIDEGNLADNELMTLSGSSQVDPQYWFDPKMGVTFTLNTYVSQDQLAHYNDLLTIPVDKGDGDPSGKSMQLLGAMSKINAIGTPGEVSHYNSMPAFDIYVSAEGTDLGSVLKGVKREVAATSKDVPRGAAVDIEGQATTMSTAYVELVAGLMVSIVLIYLLIVVNFQSWLDPFIIISALPGALAGIAWSLFLTRTHLSVPALTGAIMCMGTATANSILVVDYARERLSLHGEPLRAALEAGYGRIRPVIMTASAMIVGMVPMSISNSQNAPLGKAVIGGLLVATVSTLLFVPCVYAIFYSRKSSRKEAV from the coding sequence ATGAATGCAATCGTCGTCACCGCTCTGCGGCGGCCTTACACCTTTGTTGTTCTCTCGATTCTGATTGTCATGTTCGGGTTTCTTTCTATCAAAAAGACCCCGACTGACGTTTTTCCGAACATCAGAATCCCGGCCATCGCAGTCGTCTGGTCCTATTCGGGGATGCTCCCCGAAGAGTTCGCTGGCCGTATCATGTACAACTTCGAGCAAGGTGTGACCTCCACTGTGGAGGGAATCGAGCATATGGAAGCCGATTCCTTCTATGGGCGAGGAATCGTCAAGATCTACTTCCAGCCCGGAACTGATATCGGGGCCGCCGAAGCGGACGTGACCGCCATCTCGCAGACGGTCCTCCAGCAGTTGCCGGAACATATCGCTGCGCCGATGATCATGCGGCTTGAAGCATCATCGGTGCCGGTCATCACGCTGAAGCTGACATCCGATACGATGACACCATCGGATCTGTTCAAGCTGGCCTTTATCCGTGTGCGATCCCTGCTTGTTACGGTGCCTGGAGCCGTCGTGCCGCATCCTTATGGCGGCATGGACAGTTTCGTGATGATTGCGCTCAATCAGAAGGAGTTGCAGGCACACCACCTTTCCGCGATGGATGTGCAGAACGCCCTTGACCGACAGAACGTCGTGCGTCCGGCTGGTGACCAGAAGATTGGTGCGACCGACTGGATGGTGCAGACCAATGCGACGCCGCGAACGCTGGAGGATATCGCCGATATTCCGATCAAGCGTGTTGGGAACGCCGTGGTCTATATTCATGATGTTGGTGAAGTCTATCGCGGCGGACATCCACAGACAAACAGTGTGATCGTCAAGGGACGGCAGGCTGTTATCATGGTCGTCATGAAGAGCGGTGAGGCATCGACTCTCAGCGTTGTGGATGGCGTCCGGAAAATGATGCCGCGCCTTCAGGCTGTCCTGCCTTCTGCGGTAAAACTCAGCATCCTGAATGATGCTTCCGGTTTCGTGAAGGACTCCATCACGGACGTGCTCAGGGAAATGGCAACAGCTGCTGCCTTGACCGGACTTGTCGTGCTGCTTTTCCTCGGGTCATGGCGTCCGACTGTCATTATCGCCACCTCCATTCCTCTTGCCATTCTCTGCTCCATCATCGGACTCGGCTGGGCCGGACAAACCATCAATGTCATGACACTTGGTGGCCTTGCTCTCGCAGTGGGTATCCTCGTGGATGACGCCACAGTGATGATCGAGAACATCGATACACATCTGGAGATGGGTAAGGAGCTGGAAGAAGCGATTATCGATGCAGCCAATCAGATCGTGATCCCGACCTTCGTGTCCACGACCTGTATCTGCATTGTCTGGCTGCCTCTTTTCGAGTTGGATGGCGTCGCCGGCTGGCTGTTCATGCCGATGGCTGAAGCCATCATCTTCGCGATGATCGCGTCTTTCATCCTCTCGCGTACGCTTGTTCCGACCATGGCGAAGTTTCTTCTGGCAGGTCATGTACATGTTGGCGCTCACGGTCAGGAACATGAAGCTCTGCCGCATGGGCACAATGCATTCACTCGTTTCCAGAAAGGATTTGAGCGGAAATTCACGGCTTTCCGTGAAGGATATGGATCACTGCTTGAGCGTCTGATTGCCAATCGGCGCTCATTCGTCACGGTGTTTCTTGGCGCGTCCGTTCTCTCCTGTGGTCTCTACGCGGTCGCCGGGCAGGACTTCTTTCCGGAAATCAAATCTGATCAGTTGCAGATGCACATGCGTGCGCCGCTTGGGTCACGTATTGAAGTCGCCAGCCGCACCGCCACTCTGGTCAGTGATCGTATTCACGAGCTTCTGGATGGAAAGGTTGAGGATGTAGTCAGTAACTGTGGTCTGCCGGAAGGACCGCATAACCAGGCCTTTATTCCGACACCGACGCTTGGTTCGCAGGATTGCGATCTGACGATCACACTGAAGGATGAAGCGTCACCTGTTTGGGACTACCGCGCCATCCTGCGTCGCGGCCTTTCTGCGAGCTTCCCGGGAACAGTCTTTACATTCCAGCCGGCTGACCTGACAGCAAAAATTCTGAACTTTGGTTCACCTTCGCCAATCGATGTGAAAGTGACCGGTCCGGATCTGCAGGCAAGCTATAAATATGCTGTCGCGCTGGCTAACAGAATTCGGAAAGTATCGGGTGCTGCGGATGTATCGTTGCAGCAGACCATGCGCACGCCGACTCTTTTCGTGCAGGGTGATCGTACGTTCGAACAGGCAACCGGAATCGATGAAGGCAATCTTGCCGACAACGAACTGATGACATTGTCCGGAAGCTCTCAGGTCGACCCGCAATACTGGTTTGATCCGAAAATGGGTGTGACATTCACTCTGAATACCTACGTCTCGCAAGATCAGCTGGCGCACTACAATGATCTTCTGACCATTCCGGTGGACAAAGGTGACGGTGATCCTTCAGGAAAATCCATGCAGCTTCTCGGAGCAATGAGCAAAATCAATGCTATCGGTACGCCTGGCGAAGTTTCTCACTACAACTCCATGCCTGCCTTCGACATCTATGTGTCGGCAGAAGGAACGGATCTTGGATCGGTTCTGAAGGGCGTGAAGCGTGAAGTGGCTGCGACAAGCAAGGATGTACCGCGTGGTGCTGCTGTCGATATTGAAGGTCAGGCCACGACCATGAGCACTGCTTATGTGGAGCTGGTTGCGGGTCTGATGGTCTCCATTGTGCTGATCTATCTTCTGATTGTCGTGAACTTTCAGTCCTGGCTTGATCCTTTCATCATCATCTCGGCCCTGCCGGGGGCGCTGGCAGGTATTGCATGGAGCCTGTTCCTGACCAGGACGCATCTTTCTGTCCCGGCATTGACGGGTGCGATCATGTGCATGGGAACAGCCACCGCCAACTCCATTCTCGTCGTTGATTACGCAAGAGAACGGCTCAGCTTACATGGAGAGCCGCTCAGGGCGGCGCTGGAAGCGGGTTACGGTCGTATCCGTCCGGTAATCATGACCGCGAGCGCGATGATTGTCGGTATGGTGCCCATGTCGATCAGCAACTCCCAGAATGCGCCGCTGGGCAAGGCTGTCATCGGCGGTCTTCTGGTGGCGACGGTTTCGACTCTCCTTTTTGTTCCATGTGTCTATGCAATTTTCTACAGCCGAAAATCTTCTCGTAAGGAGGCCGTGTGA
- a CDS encoding amino acid permease: MPQPPRPGASSLFRRKSITATPEKSGLKRVLGPATLVALGVGATIGAGLFSLTGIAAGDNAGPAVTLSYIIAAIACGFAGLCYSELAGMIPVAGSAYSYAYVTMGELVAWIIGWDLVLEYAVGAATVSVSWSGYVTSLLAGWGIRLPARLTASPFQTVHLADGGTASGIANIPAAFIIILVSLLLIRGTSASARFNAVIVVLKLSVIAAFIGFGIPWIDTANYHPFIPPNEGTFGHFGVSGVMRAAGTIFFAYIGFDALSTAAQETRNPKRDIPIGILGSLAICALAYVSFSFVLTGIVNYADMAGDPAPVATAIDRTHIAWLQLAVKFGIICGFTSVLLMLLLGQSRVFFAMSRDGLLPALFSRTHARFHTPWLSNLFFMVLTGLLAAFLPIAELGHMTSIGTLLAFIIVCVGVLVLRRQAPDAERKFRVAGGPVIPLAGILSCLVVMMSLDALTWLRLVVWLGIGLGVYFLYGRRKSRLAGAD; encoded by the coding sequence ATGCCTCAACCGCCCCGGCCCGGCGCATCCTCCCTGTTCCGCCGCAAATCCATCACTGCCACTCCTGAGAAGAGCGGCCTCAAACGCGTGCTGGGTCCGGCCACCCTTGTCGCTCTTGGCGTGGGCGCCACCATCGGCGCGGGACTGTTCTCGCTGACGGGCATTGCGGCTGGCGACAATGCGGGACCAGCCGTAACCCTGTCCTACATCATCGCCGCCATCGCCTGCGGGTTTGCCGGTCTCTGCTACAGCGAGCTGGCGGGCATGATCCCGGTGGCCGGAAGCGCCTACTCCTACGCCTATGTGACGATGGGTGAACTGGTCGCGTGGATCATCGGCTGGGATCTGGTTCTGGAATATGCCGTCGGGGCCGCGACCGTCTCGGTCAGTTGGTCGGGCTATGTGACTTCACTCCTCGCCGGGTGGGGAATCCGTCTTCCAGCACGACTGACCGCCTCACCGTTTCAGACCGTCCATCTGGCGGATGGCGGCACCGCCAGCGGCATAGCCAACATACCGGCGGCCTTCATCATCATTCTCGTCTCCCTGCTGCTGATCCGGGGCACCTCCGCCTCGGCGAGATTCAATGCGGTCATCGTCGTCCTCAAGCTCTCGGTCATCGCCGCCTTCATCGGCTTCGGCATCCCCTGGATCGACACAGCCAACTATCACCCCTTCATTCCGCCCAACGAAGGAACGTTCGGTCATTTCGGCGTGTCAGGCGTCATGCGGGCGGCAGGCACCATTTTCTTCGCCTATATCGGCTTCGATGCGCTTTCGACCGCCGCGCAGGAGACCAGAAATCCCAAGCGTGATATCCCCATCGGCATTCTCGGCAGTCTGGCGATCTGCGCGCTGGCTTATGTCAGTTTTTCCTTTGTGCTGACCGGAATCGTGAACTACGCCGATATGGCCGGAGATCCTGCGCCTGTCGCCACGGCCATCGACCGGACGCACATCGCGTGGCTCCAGCTTGCCGTCAAATTCGGCATCATCTGTGGTTTCACATCCGTACTTCTGATGCTGCTGCTCGGACAGAGCCGCGTGTTTTTCGCGATGTCCCGTGACGGTCTCCTGCCCGCGCTGTTCAGCCGGACCCATGCCCGCTTTCACACACCATGGCTGTCCAACCTGTTCTTCATGGTGCTGACGGGACTGCTGGCCGCCTTCCTGCCGATTGCCGAACTGGGCCACATGACGTCCATCGGCACGCTGCTTGCCTTCATCATTGTCTGTGTCGGCGTACTTGTGCTGCGCCGTCAGGCTCCTGACGCTGAACGCAAGTTTCGCGTGGCGGGCGGTCCGGTCATTCCGCTGGCTGGTATCCTGTCCTGTCTGGTTGTCATGATGTCTCTGGACGCCCTGACCTGGCTTCGGCTCGTCGTGTGGCTCGGGATCGGTCTGGGAGTTTATTTTCTGTATGGACGCAGGAAAAGCAGATTGGCCGGAGCCGACTGA
- a CDS encoding YiaA/YiaB family inner membrane protein, which yields MSASRSNTSITVSSSWVMFTWISFVVALLSMAIAVIYMPMESWLRAYLGLSGLFLVQSSISLSRTLRDQAEVEAAKNS from the coding sequence ATGAGCGCATCTCGTTCCAACACCAGCATCACCGTTTCCTCAAGCTGGGTCATGTTCACCTGGATCAGCTTTGTTGTCGCCCTGCTCTCCATGGCGATTGCCGTCATCTACATGCCGATGGAAAGCTGGCTGCGAGCCTATCTGGGTCTTTCAGGACTGTTTCTGGTGCAGTCGTCCATTTCCCTGTCACGCACCCTGCGCGATCAGGCGGAAGTTGAAGCGGCTAAAAACTCTTAG
- a CDS encoding TetR/AcrR family transcriptional regulator: MARKGKDPEALRSAITDAAEQIIIQEGFRACSARAVTGKAGCALGSLGYLFGGLDNVILEVNARTLLEMGNFMFAEAEKMSGSTSKKLEALALGYFRYARDHLNRWEALFALRWAAQEALPSDYLALRGNLLDRIATLFAEDMPLTVPERSVLARTMYEAVHGIVVLGLDRRLGGSHEDVEGRIRLLVGKMLIQI, translated from the coding sequence GTGGCGCGAAAAGGCAAGGACCCGGAAGCGCTCAGAAGCGCCATCACGGATGCGGCGGAACAGATCATCATCCAGGAAGGGTTTCGGGCCTGCTCCGCACGTGCCGTGACAGGAAAGGCAGGCTGTGCGCTGGGCTCTCTCGGTTACCTTTTCGGCGGACTGGACAATGTGATTCTGGAGGTGAACGCCCGCACGCTTCTGGAGATGGGAAACTTCATGTTTGCCGAAGCGGAAAAAATGTCAGGCTCCACATCGAAAAAGCTGGAAGCGCTGGCCCTGGGATACTTCAGATATGCCCGTGATCATCTGAACCGCTGGGAGGCGCTGTTTGCCTTGCGCTGGGCCGCTCAGGAAGCGCTGCCATCTGATTATCTCGCCCTGCGCGGCAATCTTCTGGATCGCATCGCCACGCTTTTCGCGGAGGATATGCCTCTCACGGTGCCGGAACGGTCCGTACTCGCCCGTACGATGTACGAAGCCGTCCATGGCATCGTCGTTCTGGGTCTTGATCGCAGGCTTGGCGGCAGTCACGAGGATGTTGAGGGACGGATCAGGCTTCTGGTCGGAAAAATGCTCATTCAGATCTGA